A window of Psychromonas sp. CNPT3 contains these coding sequences:
- a CDS encoding 3-ketoacyl-ACP reductase FabG2 → MMKQVLVTGASKGIGRAIALQLAKDGFCIAVHYMGDKDGALETLAAIEKDKGQGRILQFDIRDRAQCLAVLEADIETYGAYYGVVSNAGVTNDTVFPAMTGEEWDSVVHTNLDAFYNVLHPCVMPMVQLRKGGRIVTMASVSGLVGNRGQTNYSAAKAGIIGASKALALELAKRKITVNCIAPGLVDTGMISEEVKAHALPLVPLRRMGKPEEVAGLVSYLMSDIAGYVTRQVISINGGMV, encoded by the coding sequence ATGATGAAACAAGTATTAGTGACAGGTGCAAGTAAAGGTATTGGTCGTGCGATTGCATTGCAACTTGCCAAGGACGGGTTTTGTATTGCGGTGCATTACATGGGTGATAAAGACGGTGCATTAGAGACATTGGCTGCTATCGAAAAAGACAAGGGTCAAGGGCGTATTTTACAGTTTGATATTAGAGATCGTGCCCAGTGTTTAGCTGTTTTAGAGGCAGATATCGAAACCTATGGTGCTTATTATGGCGTTGTAAGTAATGCTGGCGTAACCAATGATACGGTTTTTCCTGCCATGACAGGAGAAGAATGGGACAGTGTTGTCCACACTAATTTAGATGCTTTTTATAATGTGTTACATCCTTGTGTGATGCCAATGGTGCAGCTACGTAAAGGGGGCCGTATCGTTACTATGGCTTCGGTTTCAGGCCTTGTTGGCAACCGAGGACAAACCAATTATAGCGCGGCTAAGGCCGGTATTATTGGCGCAAGTAAAGCCCTTGCTTTAGAGCTTGCTAAACGTAAAATCACGGTTAACTGTATCGCGCCAGGTTTGGTTGATACGGGGATGATCAGTGAAGAAGTTAAAGCGCACGCGTTACCTTTAGTGCCCTTAAGGCGGATGGGTAAACCTGAAGAGGTGGCGGGACTGGTGAGTTATTTAATGTCTGATATAGCAGGTTATGTGACGCGCCAAGTAATTAGTATAAACGGAGGAATGGTCTAA
- a CDS encoding ApeP family dehydratase, whose amino-acid sequence MSKFPKIESLLPHSAPMILVDKLIYVDEDKIHSQVLISKNSPFFIANNACVGAWVGIEYMAQTIAAWSGYQHLLKKEASPIGFLLGTRRYHADVAFFKENETLDIYAQKEFESEGMGVFSCSIECRGEKMAQAQLNVFVPHKALLKNMLKRN is encoded by the coding sequence ATGTCTAAATTCCCTAAAATAGAGTCATTATTACCCCATAGCGCGCCAATGATATTGGTTGATAAATTAATCTATGTGGATGAAGATAAAATTCACAGTCAGGTACTTATCAGTAAAAACAGCCCTTTCTTTATAGCGAATAACGCGTGTGTTGGCGCTTGGGTTGGGATCGAGTATATGGCGCAGACAATCGCCGCTTGGTCGGGTTATCAGCATTTATTAAAAAAAGAGGCGTCACCCATTGGGTTTTTATTAGGTACGCGTCGTTATCATGCCGATGTTGCTTTTTTTAAAGAGAATGAGACGCTGGATATTTATGCACAAAAAGAATTTGAAAGTGAAGGTATGGGCGTTTTTTCTTGTTCAATAGAATGCCGCGGAGAAAAAATGGCGCAGGCGCAGTTAAATGTATTTGTACCCCATAAAGCGTTACTCAAGAATATGTTAAAAAGGAATTAA
- a CDS encoding beta-ketoacyl-[acyl-carrier-protein] synthase family protein has translation MNDKIKRPLYIHALAMNCALGQNKKEQIQCLKSEIPAQMVTEPGWLNDGKETVVGKVNGTLPVIPAHLKHKNTRNNRLALSALVQIEEQVKLHIQKVGASRIAVIVGTSTSGISDGERALAIKASTGSLPEDYHYHQQEVGNLGQFVADYFAIEGPTYTISTACSSSGRVFLSAQRLLKSGLVDAVLVGGVDSLCQLTLNGFHALEALSTTICLPFGANRNGINIGEAGAFMLLSLQKNGSRIALLGVGDSSDAHHISAPHPEGYGAIASMQKALQDAQLAPCDIGYINAHGTATKLNDTMEAKAIYALFADAVPVSSTKPLTGHALGAASMLESVICCYILSDSLDLPLQINDGNVDATLAPIAFVDKPQKLHHKAILSNSFAFGGNNISLIFGVVDV, from the coding sequence ATGAATGATAAAATAAAGAGACCTCTGTATATTCATGCTCTGGCAATGAATTGTGCCCTTGGTCAGAATAAAAAAGAGCAAATACAGTGCTTAAAATCTGAAATCCCAGCGCAGATGGTAACTGAGCCTGGTTGGTTAAATGATGGCAAAGAAACGGTCGTCGGAAAAGTTAACGGCACACTACCGGTTATTCCTGCACATCTAAAACATAAAAACACGCGTAACAACCGTTTGGCGTTATCGGCTTTAGTGCAGATTGAAGAGCAAGTTAAGCTACATATTCAAAAAGTAGGCGCATCGCGTATTGCGGTTATCGTAGGCACAAGCACATCGGGTATTAGTGATGGCGAACGTGCCTTGGCAATAAAAGCGAGCACCGGATCATTGCCAGAGGATTATCATTATCATCAGCAAGAAGTGGGAAATCTAGGGCAATTTGTCGCTGATTATTTTGCTATCGAGGGGCCAACGTATACCATATCTACGGCATGTTCTTCGAGTGGTCGTGTCTTTTTGTCTGCGCAACGTTTATTAAAATCGGGCCTTGTTGATGCAGTTTTAGTGGGCGGTGTTGATTCTTTATGCCAATTAACCTTAAATGGATTCCATGCGTTAGAGGCTTTATCCACAACGATCTGTCTACCTTTTGGCGCTAATAGAAACGGTATTAACATTGGTGAAGCCGGTGCATTTATGTTGTTGTCATTACAAAAAAACGGCTCGAGAATCGCTTTGCTGGGCGTGGGAGATAGCTCTGATGCGCATCATATTTCAGCGCCCCACCCGGAAGGTTATGGCGCGATCGCATCGATGCAAAAAGCGTTACAGGATGCGCAGTTAGCGCCTTGTGATATCGGTTATATTAATGCGCATGGCACGGCGACAAAATTAAACGATACGATGGAAGCTAAGGCAATATATGCGCTGTTCGCAGATGCAGTGCCTGTTAGTTCAACAAAGCCATTAACGGGACATGCATTAGGTGCAGCTTCCATGCTTGAGTCTGTCATTTGTTGTTATATATTAAGTGATTCGCTAGATTTACCCCTACAAATTAATGATGGTAACGTTGATGCAACACTTGCACCGATTGCTTTTGTGGATAAACCTCAAAAACTGCACCATAAAGCCATATTAAGTAACTCATTTGCTTTTGGTGGCAATAATATCAGCTTAATATTTGGAGTTGTGGATGTCTAA
- a CDS encoding DUF3261 domain-containing protein, whose protein sequence is MKRHYKKDYKKLILLSCLFLLNACALQPQSQLVQVAIDKNVYVSLPQPKQLGRHINVSQLISAQWDDKKTRDLLVQLEVDEQHVVLAGFSAWGVKLLSLTYSGDKIDSYVLTGLASTLPAPENILFNVMLSIWPVEAWQAPLSRIGWTLKEKGLQRYLYDAQGKTVIRIDYQRKPYLQGKIVFRDLRTNYSISIETN, encoded by the coding sequence ATGAAAAGACATTATAAAAAAGACTATAAAAAACTGATCCTACTGAGTTGCCTTTTTTTATTAAACGCTTGTGCCCTACAACCTCAAAGTCAACTTGTGCAGGTGGCTATTGATAAAAATGTTTATGTTTCGCTACCACAACCCAAACAACTGGGTCGACATATTAATGTGAGCCAATTAATCAGTGCGCAGTGGGATGATAAAAAAACACGTGATTTATTGGTACAACTTGAAGTTGATGAGCAACATGTTGTCTTAGCGGGTTTTTCTGCGTGGGGGGTTAAGTTATTGAGCCTCACATATTCAGGCGATAAGATAGACAGTTATGTATTAACCGGGCTTGCCAGCACACTCCCTGCGCCAGAGAATATATTATTTAACGTTATGCTCTCGATTTGGCCGGTAGAAGCATGGCAAGCGCCGTTATCGCGCATAGGTTGGACATTAAAAGAAAAAGGCCTGCAGCGTTATTTATATGACGCTCAGGGTAAAACAGTGATACGTATTGATTATCAGCGCAAACCTTATTTACAAGGTAAAATCGTTTTTAGGGATTTACGTACAAACTACAGCATTAGCATTGAAACGAATTAA
- a CDS encoding MMPL family transporter, which yields MKKKNVLSSSKIAFIWLAFIASCALTLSYQIMQPKLPIETNILALLPKDKQDPLAQKAFERVADNLSNKVVFLLQGDDKQRLLSAAEDFSAQLLDTKLFVKVQAKVDELQQRAWGKLYFPFRSQLLTESQKIRLKDNPEKQVEHVISQLYNPFSGVSGTELGSDPFLLFRDYLSEKNQQTAQFTLLNGFISTKYQGKTYIVIQADLLGDAYDTQLQSHIGNLIALEKTIENKFHVKLMHTGTLFYAAYGTQSAKSEISTIGIGSLLGIIFLLLWVYRSTLPLLLALLSIGCGLLVAFVVSVAVFGKVHLFSLVFGASLIGVSIDYAFHYLTERLKTPHNWDSQKALKHIFSAITLGLITSLMGYLGLLAAPFPGLQQLSLFSVIGLISAYLTVICCYPYFSKKPSTITPPKLMFFIQWLNLWHNPKLRLLLPLGLFVFALLGLTQVHFNDDIRQLQAMPVDLKEQEQQIKKITGVGEKQQLLLVKSNTEENLLIALETLDLKLKEWKKQGVISSYRSIHQFVPSLKTQRENYQLVQSLYIKEASLLQERLNFSAPVILNVPFSPFLIKDFLASPVSAPLGFLWLGNINQNIASIVILSDVKNKADILRYIEDNAALTSLDKADEISTIFGVYRVYISMLLGSAYLLICCLLLYRYTLKLACKVIIPPLIAGCVGLAITSVFGIPITIFNLLALLLILGIGIDYTLFFAELKKHADAPNTLLAITLSAITTVLSFGLLALSATAAIHGFGITVLSGIVVAWLLAPLAMPLKSKTENMKIEHEKTL from the coding sequence ATGAAGAAGAAAAACGTGCTTTCAAGTTCTAAAATTGCATTTATATGGCTGGCTTTTATCGCGAGTTGCGCATTAACATTGTCGTATCAAATAATGCAGCCTAAGTTACCAATAGAAACGAATATACTGGCGTTATTACCCAAAGACAAGCAAGATCCTCTCGCCCAAAAGGCGTTTGAGCGGGTGGCTGACAACTTAAGTAATAAAGTGGTTTTCTTATTGCAAGGAGACGATAAGCAGCGTTTGCTTAGTGCTGCTGAGGACTTTTCGGCGCAATTGTTAGACACTAAATTGTTTGTAAAAGTGCAAGCAAAAGTAGATGAATTACAGCAGAGGGCTTGGGGGAAACTATACTTCCCTTTTCGCTCACAATTGCTCACCGAAAGCCAAAAAATACGTTTAAAAGATAACCCAGAAAAGCAAGTTGAGCATGTTATCTCACAACTATATAACCCTTTTTCAGGTGTCAGTGGGACTGAATTAGGATCTGATCCTTTTTTATTGTTTCGTGATTATTTATCGGAAAAAAATCAGCAAACAGCACAATTTACCTTATTAAATGGTTTTATCAGTACCAAATACCAAGGCAAAACCTACATTGTTATACAGGCTGATTTATTGGGAGATGCTTATGACACACAGTTACAAAGCCATATTGGCAACCTGATTGCCTTAGAAAAAACAATAGAAAACAAGTTTCACGTGAAACTTATGCACACTGGCACTTTATTTTATGCAGCATATGGAACGCAGAGCGCCAAAAGTGAAATTAGTACCATAGGTATTGGCTCTCTTTTAGGTATTATATTTTTATTATTATGGGTCTATCGTAGCACCCTGCCTCTTTTATTGGCTTTACTTTCTATTGGCTGTGGTTTGTTGGTGGCTTTTGTCGTTAGTGTTGCCGTTTTTGGAAAAGTGCATTTATTTAGTTTGGTGTTTGGAGCAAGTTTAATAGGTGTTTCAATCGATTATGCTTTCCACTACCTGACCGAACGCTTAAAAACACCTCACAATTGGGACTCACAAAAAGCCTTAAAACATATTTTTAGCGCAATAACATTGGGGCTTATCACCAGTTTAATGGGCTATTTAGGTTTGTTGGCGGCCCCTTTTCCCGGTTTACAGCAACTTTCCTTATTCTCTGTTATTGGATTGATCAGCGCTTATTTAACGGTGATCTGCTGTTATCCTTATTTTTCTAAAAAACCAAGCACTATAACACCTCCCAAATTAATGTTTTTCATACAATGGTTAAATTTATGGCACAACCCTAAACTACGTCTGTTACTACCGTTGGGGCTTTTCGTGTTTGCATTGTTAGGTTTAACCCAAGTTCATTTTAATGATGATATTCGTCAACTCCAAGCCATGCCCGTTGATTTAAAAGAGCAAGAGCAACAAATTAAAAAAATAACAGGTGTGGGAGAAAAACAGCAGTTGTTATTAGTGAAAAGTAATACTGAGGAAAATTTACTTATCGCGCTAGAAACATTGGATTTAAAATTAAAAGAGTGGAAAAAACAAGGGGTCATATCTTCGTACCGAAGTATTCATCAATTTGTACCGTCATTAAAAACGCAAAGAGAAAACTATCAATTAGTACAATCTTTATATATTAAAGAGGCCTCTCTTTTACAAGAAAGGTTGAACTTTAGTGCTCCGGTTATTCTTAATGTTCCTTTTAGTCCCTTTTTAATCAAAGACTTTTTGGCATCTCCAGTCTCTGCCCCTTTAGGTTTTTTATGGCTAGGTAACATAAATCAGAACATCGCCAGTATTGTGATCTTGAGTGATGTGAAAAACAAGGCTGATATTTTACGCTATATTGAAGACAATGCAGCGCTTACAAGTTTAGATAAAGCCGATGAGATCTCGACAATTTTTGGTGTGTACCGCGTTTATATATCGATGCTTTTAGGGAGTGCTTACCTACTAATTTGTTGTTTGTTATTGTATCGATATACTTTAAAGCTCGCATGTAAAGTCATTATCCCGCCTTTAATAGCAGGATGTGTTGGTTTGGCTATCACCAGTGTTTTTGGCATACCCATCACTATTTTCAACTTATTAGCTTTGCTTTTAATCTTAGGGATAGGTATTGATTATACTTTGTTTTTTGCAGAATTAAAAAAACACGCGGATGCGCCGAACACCTTATTGGCGATCACATTATCAGCCATAACGACGGTTTTATCTTTTGGTTTGCTGGCACTCAGTGCAACGGCTGCTATTCATGGTTTTGGTATTACCGTGCTGAGTGGCATTGTGGTGGCTTGGCTCTTAGCGCCTTTGGCAATGCCTTTAAAGAGTAAAACAGAGAATATGAAGATAGAACATGAAAAGACATTATAA
- a CDS encoding outer membrane lipoprotein carrier protein LolA, translating to MWIKRSFCVVLGMLISSASFSFSMAQLQKKLTAHDLLRGDFVQHKQMKMFKQPLVSNGHFLLDNKNGLIWQQESPFPVALVLVKDKLKQQIAKQPAQVILAKDNPMVFYFSHLFLSLFKGDIKQLEQQFSLTLSGSSERWQLQLTPKSAPLNRIFSYIDISGAQYIDQLKLVELSGDSSLLDFSQQRALPVQLNEEEKRAFKF from the coding sequence TTGTGGATTAAGAGAAGTTTTTGTGTTGTTTTGGGCATGCTTATCAGTAGTGCTAGTTTTTCTTTTAGCATGGCACAATTACAAAAAAAATTAACGGCGCATGATTTATTGCGTGGTGATTTTGTGCAACACAAACAAATGAAAATGTTTAAACAGCCTTTAGTGTCGAATGGGCATTTTTTATTGGATAATAAAAATGGGCTCATATGGCAACAAGAGAGCCCTTTTCCTGTGGCGTTGGTGCTAGTAAAAGATAAACTTAAACAACAAATTGCGAAGCAACCTGCACAGGTAATACTTGCCAAAGATAACCCGATGGTTTTTTATTTTAGTCATCTATTTTTATCTCTTTTTAAAGGTGATATCAAGCAATTAGAACAGCAATTTAGTTTAACCTTAAGTGGATCGTCAGAGCGGTGGCAATTACAGTTAACACCAAAATCAGCGCCACTTAACCGTATTTTTTCGTATATTGATATATCCGGTGCGCAGTATATTGATCAGCTCAAATTAGTCGAATTAAGTGGTGATAGCTCACTGCTTGATTTTAGTCAGCAACGCGCTCTGCCGGTTCAATTAAATGAAGAAGAAAAACGTGCTTTCAAGTTCTAA
- a CDS encoding acyl-CoA thioesterase, which translates to MLKKMDLSAEVTLVTAFQDADPMGVIYHGNYFRFFEEARRLLMEKMDYNYRDMQDSGYIWPVIDSYVKYIRAIPYHHEIRVCAKLTDWENYMRVEYIIYDAKDGTRMSKGYTRQVAVNMQTKEMCLASPAFFIKKLERYFVD; encoded by the coding sequence TTGTTAAAAAAAATGGATTTAAGCGCAGAAGTTACTTTGGTCACCGCCTTTCAAGATGCCGATCCCATGGGGGTTATTTACCATGGAAATTATTTCAGGTTCTTTGAAGAAGCACGACGCCTATTAATGGAAAAAATGGATTATAACTATCGCGATATGCAAGATTCTGGCTATATATGGCCCGTTATTGATAGCTATGTGAAATATATTCGTGCGATCCCTTACCATCATGAGATCCGAGTCTGTGCCAAGCTGACCGATTGGGAAAATTATATGCGCGTTGAATATATTATTTATGATGCTAAAGATGGCACGCGCATGAGTAAGGGTTATACACGTCAAGTTGCGGTTAACATGCAAACTAAAGAGATGTGTTTAGCTTCTCCTGCCTTTTTCATAAAAAAATTGGAGCGTTATTTTGTGGATTAA
- a CDS encoding HAL/PAL/TAL family ammonia-lyase, with product MKNKQKNILFGQGRLTIEDIVSISNGSDAQMSCSPEFIGKIDRGVAFLASLLKEEGVIYGVTTGYGDSCTVAIPMDLVAELPLNLTRFHGCGLGNNLTEQQSKAVLATRLCSLSQGYSGVTHTLLNQIVTLINHDISPRIPEEGSVGASGDLTPLSYLAGVLIGEREVIYQGKIRPTQEVFSELNITPIVLQPKEGLALMNGTAVMTALACLAFKRAEYLAKLSTKITAMVCVALQGNTFHFDKALFAVKPHAGQQLIAQWLRQDLGSTEAPRNSKRLQDRYSLRCAPHVIGVLQDTLPWLRSMIENELNSANDNPIIDADNERVLHGGHFYGGHIAMAMDTLKVAVANLADLLDRQMAQLMDHKFNNGLASNLSGATGARKPINHGFKAVQIGVSAWTAEALKHTMPASVFSRSTECHNQDKVSMGTIASRDCLRVLTLTEQVVSASLLAVSQALELRKREGELESAQLSPSLTKMLESVLKDFDMVNEDRPLEADLRHFMHLIQTEKWDLY from the coding sequence ATGAAAAATAAACAAAAAAACATCCTATTTGGTCAAGGGCGATTAACGATAGAAGATATTGTTAGTATTTCTAATGGATCGGATGCACAAATGAGTTGTTCTCCTGAATTTATCGGAAAAATTGATCGTGGGGTCGCATTTTTAGCGTCGTTGCTTAAAGAAGAAGGCGTTATTTATGGCGTAACAACGGGATATGGCGATTCATGTACTGTGGCTATTCCGATGGATCTTGTCGCAGAGTTACCCTTAAATTTAACCAGGTTCCATGGTTGTGGTTTAGGTAATAATTTAACAGAGCAACAATCTAAAGCGGTATTGGCGACACGATTATGCTCGCTATCTCAAGGTTATTCTGGCGTGACGCATACGCTTTTAAATCAAATTGTGACGTTAATTAATCATGATATTTCCCCTCGGATCCCTGAAGAAGGATCGGTCGGTGCAAGTGGTGACCTAACGCCTCTTTCGTATTTAGCGGGTGTTTTGATCGGAGAACGAGAGGTGATTTATCAAGGTAAGATACGGCCAACACAAGAAGTGTTTTCTGAGCTTAATATCACCCCGATAGTATTACAGCCTAAAGAAGGCCTTGCACTAATGAATGGCACCGCTGTTATGACGGCGCTGGCTTGTCTGGCCTTTAAACGTGCAGAGTATTTAGCGAAGTTAAGCACTAAAATAACAGCGATGGTGTGCGTGGCGCTGCAAGGTAATACCTTTCATTTCGATAAGGCGTTATTTGCGGTAAAACCCCATGCTGGGCAACAATTAATTGCACAATGGTTGCGTCAAGATTTAGGCTCAACAGAGGCGCCAAGAAATAGTAAGCGCTTACAGGATAGATACTCATTACGCTGCGCCCCACATGTTATCGGGGTATTGCAAGATACCTTGCCGTGGTTGCGCTCTATGATTGAAAATGAATTAAACAGTGCGAATGATAATCCTATTATCGACGCAGATAATGAGCGTGTACTACACGGAGGACATTTTTATGGCGGACATATCGCGATGGCAATGGACACCTTAAAAGTAGCCGTCGCTAACTTAGCTGACTTGTTAGATAGGCAAATGGCACAGTTAATGGATCATAAGTTTAATAATGGATTGGCTTCCAACCTAAGCGGTGCAACGGGAGCGAGAAAGCCCATTAATCATGGTTTTAAAGCGGTACAGATCGGTGTATCTGCATGGACTGCTGAAGCATTAAAACATACCATGCCGGCCAGTGTTTTCTCGCGATCTACCGAATGTCATAATCAAGATAAAGTGAGTATGGGGACCATCGCATCGCGCGACTGTCTGCGTGTTTTAACCTTAACAGAGCAAGTTGTCAGCGCCTCTTTACTCGCGGTTTCGCAAGCGCTTGAACTGCGAAAACGAGAGGGAGAATTAGAGAGTGCGCAGCTGAGCCCTTCTTTGACGAAAATGCTTGAGTCTGTTTTAAAGGATTTTGATATGGTTAATGAAGATCGCCCATTAGAAGCTGATTTACGCCATTTTATGCATTTAATTCAAACTGAAAAATGGGATCTTTATTAA
- a CDS encoding glycosyltransferase family 2 protein, with protein sequence MIFNPCFLIPCYNHGRTLLAVIDALQTDFDYPVLVIDDASSYPTQSIINTLKAPTMVHRLDNNQGKGGAVMAGLKKAKKLGFSHAIQIDADGQHDLNALPELILNAKKYSNNIISGAPIYDESVPKGRLYGRYLTHFWVWVETLSFSIKDSMCGFRVYPVGAVNQVIANNNIGKRMDFDIEIMVKSFWEGIDIRFIDIKVIYPEDGLSHFQPIADNLRITKMHTCLVFGMLRRLPKLLLRKKPKAEKLEHWSKQSESGTYYGMKFLLGIYSLFGRSVFKMCLKPILYYYSLFSKKSVRASTLYLQYLTEYMRKNNIPVTDNLTVYQHLLSFAETMLDKLAAWKGDFTPENLTINNRDVVEKAQNSPQGCLILGSHLGNLELFRALSQSYPELKINALVFTEHAPRFNAVLSAVNPDANLNVIEVNKMGPETAILLSQKIEEGEWVVIVGDRTSTTMSQKVIWADFLGHKAPFPQGPFILASLLKAPVYLLFGLRNESSQQAHFDLHFELFSSQIILPRGKREEALQSVVEKYAQRLQHYTLKAPLQWYNFFNFWTLTGNDDEK encoded by the coding sequence GTGATATTTAACCCTTGTTTTTTGATCCCTTGTTATAACCATGGTCGTACATTGCTTGCGGTTATCGATGCGCTACAGACTGATTTTGACTACCCTGTTTTGGTCATTGATGATGCCAGTAGCTACCCTACTCAATCCATTATTAACACCCTTAAAGCCCCTACTATGGTGCACCGCCTAGATAATAATCAAGGTAAAGGTGGCGCTGTCATGGCGGGTCTTAAAAAAGCAAAAAAGCTAGGGTTTAGTCATGCTATTCAAATAGATGCTGATGGGCAACATGATTTAAACGCACTACCAGAGTTGATACTTAACGCTAAAAAATATAGTAATAATATTATATCAGGCGCTCCAATATATGATGAAAGTGTGCCTAAAGGTCGATTGTATGGTCGTTATTTAACGCATTTTTGGGTGTGGGTTGAAACACTTTCATTTTCGATAAAAGATAGCATGTGTGGCTTTCGTGTTTATCCTGTTGGCGCGGTTAATCAAGTGATCGCCAACAATAATATTGGCAAACGTATGGATTTTGATATTGAGATCATGGTTAAAAGCTTTTGGGAGGGGATTGATATTCGTTTTATTGATATTAAGGTTATTTACCCAGAAGATGGTCTCTCTCATTTTCAACCTATAGCGGATAATTTACGTATTACTAAAATGCATACATGCCTTGTATTTGGCATGTTAAGACGCCTTCCTAAGTTGCTTTTACGTAAAAAACCTAAAGCCGAGAAATTAGAGCACTGGTCGAAGCAAAGCGAATCGGGTACTTATTATGGAATGAAATTCCTATTGGGTATTTATTCTTTATTTGGACGAAGTGTTTTTAAAATGTGCTTAAAGCCTATTTTATATTATTACAGTCTATTTTCTAAAAAATCAGTGCGAGCGTCTACTTTATATTTACAGTATCTCACTGAGTATATGCGTAAAAATAATATTCCTGTTACTGACAATTTAACGGTATATCAACACCTGTTGTCATTTGCAGAAACGATGCTAGATAAACTGGCTGCTTGGAAAGGTGATTTTACGCCAGAAAATTTAACCATTAACAATAGAGATGTGGTTGAGAAAGCTCAAAACAGCCCACAAGGTTGTCTTATTTTAGGCTCTCATTTAGGTAATTTAGAGCTATTTAGAGCTTTGAGTCAGAGCTATCCCGAATTAAAAATAAATGCACTGGTTTTTACAGAGCATGCCCCTCGTTTTAATGCGGTATTAAGCGCGGTTAACCCAGATGCAAACTTAAATGTGATCGAGGTGAATAAGATGGGTCCAGAGACGGCCATTTTATTATCTCAAAAAATTGAAGAGGGAGAATGGGTTGTGATCGTCGGTGATCGGACATCAACCACGATGAGTCAAAAGGTAATTTGGGCTGATTTCTTAGGCCATAAAGCTCCCTTTCCCCAAGGTCCTTTTATATTGGCCTCGCTTTTAAAAGCACCGGTATACTTGTTATTTGGTTTACGTAATGAATCGAGTCAACAAGCGCATTTTGACCTTCATTTTGAGCTCTTTAGCTCGCAAATAATATTACCGAGAGGAAAAAGAGAAGAGGCATTACAAAGTGTTGTTGAAAAGTACGCGCAACGCTTACAGCATTACACATTAAAAGCCCCTTTACAGTGGTATAACTTTTTTAATTTTTGGACATTAACGGGAAATGACGATGAAAAATAA
- a CDS encoding ApeI family dehydratase: MNNNIDLHKPLLVKQSVSENEATLVLKIEDNIAYFSGHFDENPILAGVVQLDWAIYYANKFFACGDVFLGMEVIKFQQPILPNTEIILTLRWQEDKQKLYFDYSDSEQVKYASGRIKLKAEQSDI; this comes from the coding sequence ATGAACAATAATATAGATTTACATAAGCCCCTATTGGTCAAACAAAGCGTTTCTGAAAATGAGGCTACTTTGGTTTTAAAAATAGAAGATAACATCGCTTATTTTTCGGGGCATTTTGATGAAAACCCGATCTTAGCAGGTGTTGTGCAGTTAGATTGGGCTATTTATTATGCCAATAAATTCTTTGCATGTGGTGATGTGTTTTTGGGGATGGAGGTGATCAAGTTTCAACAGCCTATTTTGCCCAATACAGAGATAATTTTAACGCTACGTTGGCAAGAAGATAAACAAAAACTATATTTTGATTATAGCGACAGTGAACAAGTAAAATATGCATCTGGAAGAATAAAATTAAAGGCTGAACAGAGTGATATTTAA